A stretch of Miscanthus floridulus cultivar M001 chromosome 13, ASM1932011v1, whole genome shotgun sequence DNA encodes these proteins:
- the LOC136501363 gene encoding beta-1,2-xylosyltransferase RCN11-like, with protein sequence MMVGPGRAHGHRNRLRRLIPRLLLLVFAVYAASFAIYLLQSQSQSQSQSHHESPPDPTPRTEARDGVGSPPSSQKPWPRLPSFLPWVSSAAPPPHTCEAYFGNGFSRRVDVLPAGRGGGGGWFRCHHSETLGSSICEGARVRLDPALIAMSRGGEPLEQVMGRAEEEELPKYEPGALQVEGPAAGRTAPLVDAGFLNDYVPTGGIGMHTMRALLESARVVPPGELRCSQWVEEPTLLVTRFEYANLFHTITDWYSAYVSSRVTNLQNRPNVIFVDGHCKAQLEETWEALFSSVTYAKNFSGPVCFRHAILSPLGYETAMFKGLSESFSCEGASAESLREKPDYKKTARLSEFGEMIVASFDLLQDDIMSSKKSNGLNILFVRREDYLAHPRHTGKVESRLSNEQEVYEAIDKWAQGLKCKVNVVNGLFAHMTMKEQLRAILEASVVIGAHGAGLTHLVSATPDTKVLEIISSMYRRPHFALISHWKSLEYHAINLSGSFARITDVISELRKILEGLGC encoded by the exons ATGATGGTGGGCCCGGGCCGAGCTCATGGCCACAGaaaccgcctccgccgcctcatcccgcggctcctcctcctcgtcttcgCCGTCTACGCCGCCTCCTTCGCGATCTACCTCCTCCAGTCCCAGTCCCAGTCCCAGTCCCAGTCCCACCACGAGTCGCCGCCGGACCCCACCCCGAGGACTGAAGCCCGTGACGGCGTCGGGTCGCCGCCGTCCTCGCAGAAGCCGTGGCCGCGGCTCCCGTCCTTCCTTCCCTGGGTGTCCAGCGCCGCTCCGCCGCCGCACACCTGCGAGGCCTACTTCGGCAACGGCTTCTCCCGCCGTGTGGACGTCCTCCCCGCGGGCCGCGGGGGCGGTGGCGGCTGGTTCCGGTGCCACCACAGCGAGACGCTGGGAAGCTCGATCTGCGAGGGCGCCAGGGTGCGGCTTGACCCGGCGCTCATCGCGATGTCCCGCGGCGGGGAGCCGCTGGAGCAGGTGATGGGccgcgccgaggaggaggagctgcccaAGTACGAGCCCGGCGCGCTGCAGGTTGAGGGGCCGGCGGCGGGTAGGACGGCGCCCCTGGTGGACGCGGGGTTCCTCAACGACTACGTGCCCACCGGCGGGATCGGGATGCACACTATGAGGGCGCTGCTCGAGTCGGCGCGCGTTGTGCCTCCCGGTGAGCTGCGCTGCTCTCAG TGGGTTGAAGAACCGACACTTCTGGTCACCCGTTTTGAATATGCAAACCTTTTCCACACAATTACGGATTGGTACAGTGCATATGTTAGTTCCAGAGTCACGAATTTACAAAACCGTCCTAATGTTATATTCGTGGATGGGCATTGCAAG GCACAATTGGAGGAAACATGGGAAGCACTTTTCTCAAGTGTGACATATGCTAAGAACTTCTCTGGTCCTGTTTGTTTCCGACATGCCATTCTTTCACCATTGGGCTATGAGACTGCCATGTTTAAAGGCCTCAGCGAGAGCTTCAGCTGTGAAGGTGCCTCCGCAGAGTCCCTCCGAGAAAAACCGGACTACAAGAAAACTGCACGGTTATCTGAATTCGGGGAAATGATTGTAGCTTCTTTTGATCTTCTGCAGGATGACATCATGTCATCCAAAAAATCAAATGggctcaatattctctttgttcgGCGAGAAGACTACTTGGCCCACCCACGCCACACTGGTAAGGTTGAATCCAGACTAAGCAATGAGCAGGAGGTGTATGAGGCAATTGACAAGTGGGCACAAGGTCTGAAGTGCAAAGTGAATGTTGTCAACGGTCTTTTCGCCCACATGACCATGAAGGAGCAACTGCGTGCTATCCTGGAAGCTTCAGTGGTAATAGGGGCTCATGGGGCCGGTCTAACACACTTAGTTTCAGCAACTCCTGATACAAAGGTTCTTGAGATTATCAGCAGCATGTACCGGCGCCCACATTTTGCACTGATCTCACACTGGAAGTCTTTAGAGTACCATGCCATAAATCTCTCTGGGTCATTTGCAAGGATCACAGATGTCATCAGTGAGTTAAGAAAAATACTGGAAGGTCTCGGATGCTGA
- the LOC136500632 gene encoding tonoplast dicarboxylate transporter-like — protein sequence MDKRGSFGGSSSDDVEAPLLPPPPARDDRAKERPPSSSSSWVRALLAHRYPAVASGPAAAAAVCLLVDLSVGPGGAHAHAHREARDMLAVLAWVFLWWVTGAVPLAVASMAPLFLFPLFGVASADAVAKAYMDDVISLVLGSFILALAIEHYQIHRRLALNITSLFCGDPVRPPLLLLGITGTTFFVSMWIHNTACTVMMMPVATGILQRLPRGGGGGDAGAHEEVRRFSKAVVLGVVYASAIGGMATLAGTGVNIILVGMWSTYFPEQEPITFSSWMCFGFPMALILFLALWITLCHMYCSNNTGKALSAHLDRSHLRRELSLLGPMVFAEKMVLAVFGGLIVLWMTRNLTGDIPGWGALFHNNVGDGTVTIMMATLLFIIPSRKNKGEKLMDWNKCRKLQWDIILLLGAGFAIAEGFRSSGLTDILSDGLQFLKGAGTVVIVPVACIVSGVITEFTSDDATTTLVLPLFAELAKAINVHPALLMVSGAVGAQLSYLLPTGSPSNVIGFSTGHITIKDLVITGLPLKVVGIAALTILMPTLGSQLFCTDSRF from the exons ATGGACAAGCGCGGCAGCTTCGGGGGGAGCTCGTCCGACGACGTGGAGGCGCCGCTgctcccgccgccgcccgcgcgcgACGACAGGGCCAAGGAGCGGCCGCCGTCTTCGTCGTCGTCGTGGGTGCGCGCGCTGCTCGCGCACAGGTACCCGGCGGTGGCGTCGGGccccgcggcggccgcggccgtgtGCTTGCTCGTCGACCTCAGCGTCGGCCCGGGgggcgcccacgcccacgcccaccgcGAGGCGCGCGACATGCTCGCCGTCCTCGCCTGGGTCTTCCTCTGGTGGGTCACGGGCGCCGTGCCGCTCGCCGTCGCCTCCATGGCGCCGCTCTTCCTGTTCCCGCTCTTCGGGGTCGCCTCCGCCGACGCCGTCGCCAAGGCCTACATGGACGACGTCATCTCGCTCGTCCTCGGCAGCTTCATCCTCGCGCTCGCCATCGAGCACTACCAAATCCACCGCCGCCTCGCTCTCAAC ATCACGTCGCTCTTCTGCGGCGACCCGGTGcggccgccgctgctgctgctgggaaTCACGGGCACCACCTTCTTCGTCAGCATGTGGATCCACAACACGGCGTGCACGGTCATGATGATGCCCGTGGCGACGGGGATCCTGCAGAGGCTGCCGCGCGGGGGCGGCGGAGGCGACGCCGGGGCGCACGAGGAGGTCCGCCGCTTCTCCAAGGCGGTGGTGCTCGGCGTCGTCTACGCGTCGGCCATCGGCGGGATGGCCACGCTGGCGGGCACCGGCGTCAACATCATCCTCGTCGGGATGTGGTCCACCTACTTCCCGGAGCAGGAGCCCATCACCTTCAGCTCCTGGATGTGCTTCGGCTTCCCCATGGCGCTCatcctcttcttggcactctggATCACGCTCTGCCACATGTACTGCTCCAACAACACCGGAAAGGCACTCTCTGCTCACCTGGACAGAAGCCATCTCAGAAGAGAGCTCAGCTTGTTAG GTCCAATGGTTTTTGCAGAGAAGATGGTCTTGGCAGTGTTTGGG GGTCTGATTGTGCTATGGATGACCAGGAACCTTACAGGTGACATACCAGGGTGGGGAGCTCTCTTCCACAACAATGTCGGAGATGGAACAGTCACC ATCATGATGGCTACGTTGCTCTTCATAATTCCAAGCCGGAAGAACAAGGGCGAGAAACTGATGGACTGGAACAAGTGTAGGAAGCTCCAGTGGGACATTATCCTCCTCCTGGGGGCAGGATTCGCCATTGCTGAAGGCTTCAGGTCAAGCGGCCTGACTGATATCCTCTCTGACGGGCTCCAGTTCCTCAAGGGTGCAGGGACGGTGGTCATTGTACCTGTGGCCTGCATCGTCAGCGGTGTCATCACGGAGTTCACCTCTGACGATGCGACCACGACGCTGGTGCTCCCTCTGTTCGCTGAATTGGCGAAGGCGATCAATGTGCACCCAGCGTTGCTTATGGTTTCTGGAGCAGTTGGGGCTCAGCTTTCGTACTTGTTACCTACTGGATCGCCGTCAAACGTAATTGGGTTCAGTACTGGCCACATTACCATCAAGGATCTTGTGATCACAGGACTGCCCCTGAAAGTTGTCGGAATAGCAGCTCTCACAATCTTGATGCCAACTCTAG GTTCACAGCTTTTTTGCACAGACAGCAGGTTCTAG